The Chryseobacterium indologenes genomic sequence GATATCCCCGATACAAAATATGAATGGGATCTGTCCAAGGATGAAATATATCAGTTTTTACTAAGGAGAGAATCATGATCCGGAGGGCTCCTGCAAGGTTCATAATTGGAAAAAGGTGAATGATGCCAAATATTAACCATGCTGTATTAATCGGTAGCTCTGCGGAGCGTGTGTACCATGCAATCACAAACCAGGAGCAGCTTTCAAAATGGTGGACGGCGGGTGCTAAAATCGTAGCAACACTCAATAGTATTGCCTATTTTCCTTTTGGTAATGGGTATTCCAAAGAGATGGTTGTTACAGAGTTAAAACCTTTTGAAACAGTCAGATGGTATTGTATAAAAGGTGCAGATGAATGGATAGGAACTGATGTTTTATTTCAGTTGATTCCCGGAAATAAAGAATCAATGTTATCATTATATCCTGAAATTTCAGGGCAGATTGAACAGATGAAAACGGAGGACGCAACACTGGTCATTTTCAGACATAGTAACTGGAAATCAGAGACTCTCATGCTTGCTGAATGCAATTATACATGGGGAAGGTTTTTAAGAAGCCTACAATTGTTATGTGAAACGGGAAAAGGACATCCGTGGCCTCACCAGCACGAAATCGATCTGTGACAGACCAGTAAAAGTATGAACCAAATCTTATCAAATATATTATGAAAAAAATATTCTCGGAACTTAAAGGCTTTGTTATTTATAATCCGGATCTCCTGGCAAAATATCTGCAGGAAAATAACTTGCCGGGAACCAATATTTTGAAATATTTTGTCGAAAATGAACATGGCGATGAAATTACAAAATTAGGAATTGCGATACCTGTTATAGGCGTAGAGGAAGATTATTACACTTTCAGTATCTCAGCACCGGGACAACCTATCCTTGCTCCGGAAGAAGTTGCCGTTCAATCTGAAGACTGGGTATTTCGATCAACGAATCATGAAATGAAAATTGTCGGTATCGGTTATCTTAAAGACATATCTTCCATTACCGATGAAAATAGCATCAGCCTTTCCATAGAAAACGGATGGTTTTCGCTAAAAATACAAGGCGGAATGAAAAATGGAGAACGATTATTTGAATTAATTATACAAAAACAGGACTCCAAACCTATTTTTAACGGTGATTTGACCACTGAATATTACTACAGATAAAAAATAGCCGCGTTTTTGTAAGAACCCGTTGTGAAATCAGATTTTTTTTATTCCCGTACCGGAATATCCTAAATGGTTGTGATCCACCGGATTTCATTTCGGTGTAAGAACCAAGACCTTTTAAAAACCGTGCAAATACTAATTTTCTTGAAAAAATATTTTGTCAGTATTAAAAAACTTTCTATATTTGCACCACTGAAAACAACGATACAATCGGAGTTTAAGGAGAGTTGGCAGAGTGGTCGATTGCGGCAGTCTTGAAAACTGTTGACTGTAACAGGTCCGGGGGTTCGAATCCCTCACTCTCCGCAGAAAAAAGCCTTAGGATTTTAAATTCTAAGGCTTTTTTATTTACATCATCCCGAAGTGATAGTATAGGGCAGTTTTTCCGGAATCCGTCTTAAAAGTTGAGGGCTAAGCAAAAATTTGGTTAATCTGAAGACAAAAAATTTCTGTCCTTTTTACTCTTTTAAGTTATATTCTGAAGCTTTACGGATATAAGAATCAATAAGGCTGTGCCTAATCTTTGCTTAAATAAAAAATTTAAACCTTCATTACATTTACATTATAGAATGATAAATATTTCAAATCTCCCGGTTTTTGAGACTTATCCGAATTATCCGCTAAGTGTTTTTTTACATACTGTCAGCTATTTTTTGTTTTTGTTAAAAGCAAAATAGACAATAAAAATACTTATGGCCATTAAAATAGATGCTAAAAGGAACGGAGCTCCCGGAAACCTGAAAGGAGCCGCTTCTGTCGTAAAATAATAAAATAAATGAGTCATGATAGGAGGTCCTATGATGGATGTTACGCTTACTAAACTTGTCAAGGCTCCCTGTAGCTCACCTTGTTCATTAGAAGGGATGCTTTTGGTGATTACAGATTGAAGGGCAGGTCCGCAAATTCCTCCTAAAGAGTAGGGAATGAGAAAAACAAACACCATCCAGCCTTCCCGCGCAAATGCAAATAAAAACAAACCAACTGCATAGAACATCAGTCCGTAATAAATACTTTTCTTTTCACCGAGTTTAGGCATTGTCCATCTTATCAAAACCCCTTGCACCAGTCCCAGCAGTAAACCAAGTACTCCAAGGGAAATACCTACCAATTGTTCCGTCCAGCCAAAAGTATACATTGTAAAGAAATGCCAGTTACTCTGTACAGCATGAATACCAATATAGACCAGGACCAGTGCGATAACCATGGTTGATATATCAGGTTGCCTGCTTAAAAATTTAAGTGATCCGACGGGATTGGCACGCTTCCATTCAAATGGTCTGCGTTTATCTTTACTTAAACTTTCAGGAAGAATAAAATATCCATACAGGAAATTCAACAGGCATAGACCTGCTGCTGCATAAAAAGGAAGTCTTGCCCCATAATGTCCCAATAATCCACCGATGACAGGACCGATAATAAAGCCAAGACCCAATGCAGCACCGATCATTCCAAAATTTTTTGCCCTATCTTCATCTGTGGATATATCGGCTATATAGGCTGTTGCTGTTGAAATACTCGCTCCCGTCAGTCCGGCAATGACCCTGCCCAAGAATAGCCAGGCTATAGAAGGAGCAAGAGCCAGAAAAATATAATCTATTGCAAACCCGAAAAGCGAGCATAAAATAACGGGACGCCGTCCGTACTGATCACTGAGATTACCTACGACAGGCGAAAATATAAACTGTGTAAATGCATAGGCAAAACCAAGCCAGCCGCCATATTGAGCCGCTGTATTGATGTCACTGTGAATAAGTTCTTTAATAAGTTTGGGAACCACCGGAAGTATAATTCCCCATCCCGTAATATCAATCAGCAAAGTCACAAAAATGAATCCGATGGCTGCTTTTTTTGTTGAATTTTTCATGGGGTAAAAATAGAAACAGCAGAGATTTCCGGTCTTTACATTTTTGTGGGGTTTGCGTTCAATTTGTAATATGAATTTCGAAATGTTTTTACCAAAACGAAAGTCATTGCACTATTAATGCACCTTTTTAAAGTAAGAAGAAGGTGTAATGTCCTGGAATTGAATTGTCATAACGGTTTTGAACGGGGAATATACCGATAATGAGATCTATTGTTCATTTCTAAACGCTCCCGGTGAAATACCCGTAACTCTTTTAAAATATCGGCAAAATAAACTGGTTTCTTCAAAATTAAGCTCTTCACTGATCTGCTTGATGGACAAATTTGATGAGGTGAGTAATGTTTTAGCATGTAATATAACGGTGTGATCCACCCACTGTAATACGGATTTTCCTGTTTTTTGTTTCAGAAAAGTAGAGAGGTATTGAGGAGTAAGGTGAAATTTTTCCGCATAAAATTTTACAGTACGTTCCTGTCTTGCATACTTAGAGATCAACAGATAGAAATCATCAATAATTTCATGGGTACGGTTCTTTGTCAGGATTCTATGATCTTTCAAACCGGAATATACCTCAGAAATCATACACATCAGGCTTATAACAAGATGTCGTAACATTTCAGCTTTTCCGGGACTTTCTTTTTTATGATAAAATTTTTGGATAAGATTAAGCAGTTCATTTTGGAGAACGAATTCTTCCTCTTTAAGTCTGATGACCGGTCTCCATCTGATTTGATCGTTCATAATGAATTCACGAAGGATAGGAAATGAAGTAATAAAATCCGAGGAAAGAGCAATACTTACGATCTCTGCATCGTCACTCAAGGATTTTGTATCAATCATTAATTGAGGCTGCAAAACAGCAATGTCGCCTGCATTGATTTCATATTCAAGAAAATGGATCTGCGCTTTCATGGAACCTTTCATTAAAAAGCCCAGCAACAATCCGTCAAAAAGACGTGTATGCTTGTGATATTCTTTTCCCGGATGATGCTGTTGATGAAGAACAGCTATTCCATCCATCTTTTTTGAAACATCAATATTATACAGCGTATGGACGTTGTCTAAGGTAATAAATAAAGCCATATTCAAATGTCGGTAAAAATGCATATTGATGACAAATATTTATTATTGAATCTGAGTTTAGATTAATGTATCCAAATTCAGGTTATTGAACTACCGGAATTTGTCATAATTTATCCACAAAGCTGTGGCAATATTTTTACATATGTTTTTTTTTCTGGCCGGTGGGAACATCTAGTTTTGTAGTACTAAAACTGCCTGCAATGAAAAATAACATGATACTTTTTTCTTTATTTAAGTTGTTTCAATAGAACAAATTGATTTTTGGGCTGATCTCTTTCAATGGTATTTGCAAGTAATACTGTACATACATAATGGTTTTCAATTTTGCAGACTGCCAATACACAGGAAAAACACTCAACTATAATTATATCATAATGTTTAAAAAATTAACTACAGTATCAGTGCTGACAGCATTGTTTTCTTATAGCCTTGTATATGCACAAAGCGTTGGGATAAATACGGACAAACCGGGTTCAACACTGGATATTAACGGATCTTTAGCCGCAAAATACAGTACAGTCAATGCTGCAACGTATGCGATGACTTCCGGAGATTTTCATATCTCTTATAACGGGTCAGGAAATACAACTTTTACATTGCCGGCAGCCGTATCAGGTGAAGGAAATTTTAAAGGCAGAATGTACAACATTAAGAACAATACTGCTTTTATCATAACCATAAATGCGGCAGCTTCAGAGACAATTAATGGAAATGCCAGTGTCACGGTGGCTCCCAATCAAAGCTTACAACTTATCAGTACCGGCCTTACAGGTGCAGCTTCCACATGGGATGTATCAGGAAATTCTTCAGCCGCAATAACAGCAAGTAATGGTCTTAGCCTTGTAGGAAATGATGTCAGGCTTGGTGGAACACTGACCCAAAATACCGCTATCGACTATGCAGATAAGGCATTGTATCTGAGAAGCAATAATACAGGTTTCGGACTTACCGGAATCAGTAATATCAATGCGGGAACCAACGCGGCCACGATTTTACAACTGACGAATGATTCGGGGAACGCCCTCAATATGTTTTTAAACTCTTCTACAAGATCTTTAGACGGCGGAGCCAATGCCGCGACCATAAATAATTCAGGTGGTCCGCTGACGGTGGCCGGGAATAATAATGTAGCACAATTTGCGATCGGAACGAGCGGACTGCAGTACAATTATGCTACCTTAGACAGGCTAAGGGTAGACAGTAACGGCGATATCTACATGAACAGACCTGAGGAACCCGGAGGTGGCGGAAATAAAATATCCGCGAGCAAAGGACACCTTGACCTAAGCGGATACAATACACTCAATGGAAGCAGTACGCAGGTTTACCTGGGAGCTGAAGGATTTAAATACAGCTATAATGCCAGTACAAAGGTAATTATTGATGGTAATGGAACAGTAAGTGCCGCGGGAGGTTTTGTAAACACCTCAGATATGCGTTTAAAAACTCAGATTAAAGAAATTATATACGGACTGAATACTATTATGGCTTTGCAGCCCAAACAGTACGAATTGTCTGATCATATTGAAATTAAAGACGGAAAACCTGTAGTGAACCCCGCTCTCAGCACACAACATAAAATTGGTTTCCTGGCTCAGGACCTTTACCAAAAGATTCCGGAGGCCGTTTATAAGCCTAAGGACGAGACTAAGCAGGCGTGGGGTGTGGATTATGCCTTGATTGTTCCGGCTTTAACAAAAGCGATCCAGGAGCAACAGGCAGAAATAGAACAGCAAAAAGCAATAATTAATAAGTTGGAAACTGAATTACAATTCATCAAAAAGAAGTTAGGATTGTAAAGTATAAAAATGATAAAGGAAAATTTTGCTTCCATGAGATTCTAAAAACATAAAGGATACAGATATACATGATTTCTATCCAAAAATTATGTATGCCAAAGCTTTGATCCCTCAGTTTTCAATGTTTTTTACCACAAAGCTTGTAAAGGAAAACAATCTTTTGTAATTAAAAAATAGCCATGTATACTGTATGGCTATTTTTTATCTGTAATGACTCTCAAGGTTTGCAAGAGTAAAAAAACGACCGTATACTTGGAAGGAAAAGATTAAGGAAAAGTTCCTTCTGAGAGGGACGGTCGTTACACATACATTTATACTAATTAAAAATTACTCATTTTATAGCGATGTCATCATCCATGATCATGCTCTTCGGTGTCAGGTTCATCAACTTCCCCGTTCGAAAGTAGGACTCTTTTTTTACCTGTGAAACTCTTGTATGTTCTTATTTGTAAATTAGTACGCATTAATTTATAAATTGATACATATGTAATGTTTTATTAATCAGTGTTTTGTGTTTTTAATAAGATTGTTTTTGTGGTATGTGTATTAATTAATTTCACCGGATTTGTTTATTTTTGAAATAACAGCATAGGTAACGGATGAAAGCAAAATTCCTCAAATGTATTTTTTTTATTATATCCTTTTTCGTTTGTGTGAATTTTCATGCGCAGAAATATGATGAAGACTATTATGAGAGTTTAAGGACAAAATATGAGGACCTCAAGGAGAATGATGTCCGGGCACTGCCCTTTATCAAAAAATTGCTCAGTAAAGCAAAAAAAAGAAAAATATTATCGTATGCTTGTGACCGGGTATATAGATGCTCTTTATTCTTCACCTGATGTTACAGAAAAGCTCAAATATGCAGATAGTACAATATGGGCTGCCCACCTGTCTAAAACGCCTGGCCTGATTAGCAATGCCTATTTAAGTAAAGGAAGTGTGTATTATTTTAACTTAAAAAAATACCAGCTAGCTCTTGACGAATATCTGAAGGCCTATGAATATTCCCAAAAGATTGATGATTATGAAAGAAATAAGATTATCTATTTCATAGGAGTTGTTAAAAGTTATGTAGGGTACTATAATGAAGCTTTACTTCATTTTAAAACAACAAGTTCTTTCTTTGAGTCCGAATTGAAAAAGCCGGATCTGTATCCCAATATTATTTTTAATCATAAAAGAGGATATTATAACAGCGTTCATCAGATGATTATCTGTTATAGAAATCTGGGTAACTATAAAGCAGCAGATTCATTAATCAACATTGGGCTGAAAGGTACTGCAAATGATAAAGAATATTATCTGGAATACACCTACTTTCAAAAAGAAAACGGGATAAAGGAATATCGAAAAAAGAATATTTGAGATCCATCGCTTCGCTGCAAAAAGCTTTGCCACCTTTGCGTGAGCTCAATGATTTTGCCTGGTTAGCGGTTGATTATTTTTATACCGGGAAATCATATTTGGGCAGTCATGATATTGCGCAGGGAATTGTTTATCTCCAGAAAGTAGATTCCATATTCAATAAAAATAATTTTGTACTTCCGGAACTGAGGGAAAATTACGAACTGCTGATCAATCATTATAAGAAAGAAGGAAATGTAGACAGGGAGCTTTATTTTAACAAACAGCTTTTGAGAGCAGATGGGATCATCAACAAAGATTTTGCATACCTTTCTTCAAAAATACATAAGGAATATGATACCAAAACATTGCTGGAGGAGAGGTCAAGACTTGAAAAAAAATCGTCTTTGGGAATTGGAACAAGTATAAGTTTAGGGATTATTGTTCTGATTCTGATTATTGTGCTGATCCATAAGTTTGTAAAAACCAAAGAAAATAGAGAGAAATATCGGCTATTGGAGCAGAAGATACTTGATAAAGCGAAAGAAGAGATGATGCCTGAGCCTTCAAAAACGAAAGAAGGTTATAAATTTGATTTAGACAAAAATATTATCAACGATATCTTTTTGAAACTAAAGAATTTTGAAGATAAAGAAGAATTTATAGAAAGCGGTCTTACTTTGAATAAACTCGCCACAAGATTTGATACCAATTCAAGTTATTTATCCCAGGTTATCAATGAATATAAAGGAACTAATTTTAACAGATATCTCGGTGAGCTTCGCATCCATTACATAACAAAGAAACTGTATGAAGATAAAAAAATTCCTGAACTATAAAATTGAGACCCTTGCTGAAGAGTGCGGAATTGCATCGAGGACCAATTTTTCCAACCTTTTCAGGGAAATAAACGGAATGCGTCCTACTGATTTTATAAAAAAAAGAAGAAAGGATATCGATGCTGAATGATAAATGCTTAAATTACAGGTTTTTTACGACACAAAATAAATAAGAAAATAATCACACCATGGAATTTTCACCATTTAATACAGTTGTTAAGCTATGTCTACAGGGAATGGGCATGGAAGAACAAGGGCAACACGAAGAAGCATATAAAATATTTATGCAGGGCTGGTCTGAGGCAACAAATGACCTGGAAAAATTTCTTTCTGCTTATTATGTGTCAAGACACCAAAAAACAGTTTCAGATACGCTGGAATGGTTGAATACCGCTCTGAAATATGCCCTGGAAATAAATGATGATACTGTTAAAACCGCTTTACCCGGTCTTTACACAAGCATTGCGAAATGTTATGAAGACCTGTCCGATATCGAAAAAGCAAAGAAGTATTCTGAGCTGGCTTTGTTGTGTAAGGATAATCCTTCAGACAAGGGCCCTTTTTATCATGGGACCAAAGCGGATTTAAAGATCGGGGATGTCCTGACTGCAGGAGGAAACTCCAATTATAAAAGTGAACTCAGGATGAATCATATTTATTTTACAGCTATAGCCAATGGGGCAGGACTGGCAGCTGCACTGGCTAAAGGTGACGGAACGGAAAGAGTCTATATCGTTGAGCCGACGGGAAGCTATGAAAATGATCCGAATTTAACAGATAAAAAATTTCCGGGCAATCCGACACGGTCTTATCGCTCCGAGCTGCCATTGCAAATCGTAGGAGAAATCACAGATTGGGTAAGACCAAATCCGGATGACCTTCAAAAATTCCGTGATAAATTAGAAGATAATAAAGGTGAAATAATTAATTAGTTATTATTAGATTTTTGATGCATGATATTTTAAAATTACATCAAAGACAAAATAAATATTAAATAATTGCTCAAAAAGAATTAAAATTTTATATATTTACAAAAGAATGAAACACATCCTCTCAATTTTTATTTGAGAAGAAGTCTGTGAAGAGTATTCTTCGTAAAATAATAAGAGTGATCATACATACTTTTATTTGATTAGTAAAGTAGTTTTCTATAGTCCCATATTGTACATGCCGTTTTCAAAGGATTTGTAACTTTAATTTTAGATTTTAAAAATAATAGATAAGGATCTGATAATTTGCGTCTATAAATTCCCGACTTTGTGATTTATTAATATGGATAAGGCTTACGAAATACTTTTCGAGCTGATATATTTGAAAATAAAAAAACAAAACCATAAATAACTTAAAATCAAAAATTTAAACTATGAGAAAACCATGGAATTATTTTTTGGTAAGCAGTTTTACAGTGCTTACATTCTTCACATCGTGTACAAAAGATGATATACAAAGTGAAACACAAGAAGCAAAATCAGAGAAAGGAGAGCTAATTACCCTGAAGTCAGGGGTCAGAGTTTTATTAAAGAATGGAACCTATTACTTGTCTGATGATATTGTTTTGTCAAATGCCCAAGTTAAATCTTTGGAAAGTGATGGAAATATTTATTCTGGGATTAAAGGTCCTCTAAAACCTGAAACAACCGTACATCCATCTACAGGTATGCCTTTCAATTTTAATAAAGCAGGCAAGGCGGTAGGCCAATATCCAACACCTTACAATATGTGGGCGATGGTGAGATATGTATATGGCCCGAGCTTGTCTCAGGTACAGCGTGAAATAATGAAAGCTGCTATTGAGCATTGGGAAGCCAATTCAAATGTGAGATTTTATAATGCGACCGGGCAGCCTACGGTTGACCCTACCTATGGATTTGCATATCCGTACATAGAATTCGTTAATGGAGGGAATGTTAATAGCTCGCAAATTGGAAGAAATGCGAATGGAGGAAGACAAGAATTGAAGATTCAGTCGTCTCCCTTTGTTTATGATGCCGTAATTGGTGCAGGAATCCATGAGTTGGGACACGCAATGGGATTCGATCACGAACATAATGCGGTTAATCGTGATAGTTATATCAATTTGAATATAAACAATGTTCTTCCTGAAAAACGTTTTAACTTTGATAAACGTACTTCAAACTATCATAATATAGGGTCAGTTGATTTTAGTTCAGTAATGATTTATGATTCAAGAGCTTTTGCAAGTAGTCCAAATTTGATTGTAATGACAAAAGTATCTGATGGTTCTACATTTTCAGACAACAACGTAACATCTGCAACAGATAGAAGATGGGTCAATGGTCTATATATCCCGTATGTTGCAAGGTCTGATGTATACAGAGAATTGGCAGATATAGTTTATAAGGCAGATAATACAGTGATGACCCCGCAAGAAAGACTTAGCTATCAATCACAACTGAACAATGGTAATCCATACCCTCCGTCAGGTGGAAGAATACCAAATGATCATGGTCGTTTTCAATAAACACTATTTGACATAATAAACACAGTTGAAAATATCATTTTCAACTGTGTTTTATAACTTAAAAATTAATTAGTAAATCAGATCATATGAAAAATAGTATTAAATATTCTGTGCTGACTTGCATTATCTTTTTTTGCATAGGATGTAGCAAGGATGACGAAAATATGACAAGAGAAGCAGAATTTAATATAGCTTCATCATACGAAAAATGCACACCG encodes the following:
- a CDS encoding helix-turn-helix transcriptional regulator is translated as MALFITLDNVHTLYNIDVSKKMDGIAVLHQQHHPGKEYHKHTRLFDGLLLGFLMKGSMKAQIHFLEYEINAGDIAVLQPQLMIDTKSLSDDAEIVSIALSSDFITSFPILREFIMNDQIRWRPVIRLKEEEFVLQNELLNLIQKFYHKKESPGKAEMLRHLVISLMCMISEVYSGLKDHRILTKNRTHEIIDDFYLLISKYARQERTVKFYAEKFHLTPQYLSTFLKQKTGKSVLQWVDHTVILHAKTLLTSSNLSIKQISEELNFEETSLFCRYFKRVTGISPGAFRNEQ
- a CDS encoding tail fiber domain-containing protein, which codes for MFKKLTTVSVLTALFSYSLVYAQSVGINTDKPGSTLDINGSLAAKYSTVNAATYAMTSGDFHISYNGSGNTTFTLPAAVSGEGNFKGRMYNIKNNTAFIITINAAASETINGNASVTVAPNQSLQLISTGLTGAASTWDVSGNSSAAITASNGLSLVGNDVRLGGTLTQNTAIDYADKALYLRSNNTGFGLTGISNINAGTNAATILQLTNDSGNALNMFLNSSTRSLDGGANAATINNSGGPLTVAGNNNVAQFAIGTSGLQYNYATLDRLRVDSNGDIYMNRPEEPGGGGNKISASKGHLDLSGYNTLNGSSTQVYLGAEGFKYSYNASTKVIIDGNGTVSAAGGFVNTSDMRLKTQIKEIIYGLNTIMALQPKQYELSDHIEIKDGKPVVNPALSTQHKIGFLAQDLYQKIPEAVYKPKDETKQAWGVDYALIVPALTKAIQEQQAEIEQQKAIINKLETELQFIKKKLGL
- the arr gene encoding NAD(+)--rifampin ADP-ribosyltransferase produces the protein MEFSPFNTVVKLCLQGMGMEEQGQHEEAYKIFMQGWSEATNDLEKFLSAYYVSRHQKTVSDTLEWLNTALKYALEINDDTVKTALPGLYTSIAKCYEDLSDIEKAKKYSELALLCKDNPSDKGPFYHGTKADLKIGDVLTAGGNSNYKSELRMNHIYFTAIANGAGLAAALAKGDGTERVYIVEPTGSYENDPNLTDKKFPGNPTRSYRSELPLQIVGEITDWVRPNPDDLQKFRDKLEDNKGEIIN
- a CDS encoding tetracycline resistance MFS efflux pump; amino-acid sequence: MKNSTKKAAIGFIFVTLLIDITGWGIILPVVPKLIKELIHSDINTAAQYGGWLGFAYAFTQFIFSPVVGNLSDQYGRRPVILCSLFGFAIDYIFLALAPSIAWLFLGRVIAGLTGASISTATAYIADISTDEDRAKNFGMIGAALGLGFIIGPVIGGLLGHYGARLPFYAAAGLCLLNFLYGYFILPESLSKDKRRPFEWKRANPVGSLKFLSRQPDISTMVIALVLVYIGIHAVQSNWHFFTMYTFGWTEQLVGISLGVLGLLLGLVQGVLIRWTMPKLGEKKSIYYGLMFYAVGLFLFAFAREGWMVFVFLIPYSLGGICGPALQSVITKSIPSNEQGELQGALTSLVSVTSIIGPPIMTHLFYYFTTEAAPFRFPGAPFLLASILMAISIFIVYFAFNKNKK
- a CDS encoding AraC family transcriptional regulator, with translation MKIKKFLNYKIETLAEECGIASRTNFSNLFREINGMRPTDFIKKRRKDIDAE
- a CDS encoding helix-turn-helix transcriptional regulator, with the translated sequence MRSIASLQKALPPLRELNDFAWLAVDYFYTGKSYLGSHDIAQGIVYLQKVDSIFNKNNFVLPELRENYELLINHYKKEGNVDRELYFNKQLLRADGIINKDFAYLSSKIHKEYDTKTLLEERSRLEKKSSLGIGTSISLGIIVLILIIVLIHKFVKTKENREKYRLLEQKILDKAKEEMMPEPSKTKEGYKFDLDKNIINDIFLKLKNFEDKEEFIESGLTLNKLATRFDTNSSYLSQVINEYKGTNFNRYLGELRIHYITKKLYEDKKIPEL
- a CDS encoding SRPBCC domain-containing protein, with the translated sequence MMPNINHAVLIGSSAERVYHAITNQEQLSKWWTAGAKIVATLNSIAYFPFGNGYSKEMVVTELKPFETVRWYCIKGADEWIGTDVLFQLIPGNKESMLSLYPEISGQIEQMKTEDATLVIFRHSNWKSETLMLAECNYTWGRFLRSLQLLCETGKGHPWPHQHEIDL